The genomic region TCACGACTGCAGCCTGTTCACGCATCAACTCCAACACCACCattaaaaaactgtcaaacatgACTGCAACTGCCATTTCCCCCTCccctcactgtctctgtttcagtACCGTTTTGGTGAAGCACGCCTTGAAGAGATGCATCCTGGGAGAACAGAGCCTGAAGACGATGGGAGGAGGAACGCAGAGAGTGGAGGCCATCGAAAGAAGGGCGGAGATAAGGGAAGAAAGTatgaggggaagagagggagagacagagagagatggaagcgAAGGATAACTTAAGTCATAGAGAGAAAGGGCGACTGAAAAATCAGAAAGGGAAAGAGACCAGAGAAACTGGTGCAGGCAGAGAGCGTATGAGAAGACTAGTTTGCAGAGACTGAGTGACGTgaactgagaaagagagaaaaattgaGTCAGGGAGGaatggagggggaggaaaagacaagaaaagggagaaagagggaaagtttttccagaggaggaaaagctCCACTGAGCCACAGAGACAAAATCCTGGAGAGGAAAGATCCAACCgcctcactctcctctctgtttctctccttcagtttgttcctccctcccactctttccatctctctgcatctccctctctccgtttctctctctccccgaTGGGTGACTCCTCGCTCGTTCCACCCTCTGCGTTGTTCTTGCCAATCCCACttcctttttccctccttctgtcCTCCAGTCTCCTCACAaattttcatctctctcttttcaggCCTtactttccttctctccttgcACTCCTGTTGATCCTCCTTTTATTTATCACAGTTTACTCTCATATTTCACCAACAGAATTTCCCTCCTTCATTACTGCTGCCAACACACACTATGTAATAGTTAAACTCCAGTTTGCGTAATCCATCTCTCATATGTCTCAGGGTTACTAATCCTACTTGTCTCTTTTCATCCTCAAAGTAGATTTCAGGGGAGATACTAGTGTGAAATTTAAGTCATGTGGATTTTCCTgctaaatgtgtaaaatataatgGAAAGCTCGATGACATTTTGGGGCCAAGACCCAAACTTCTAAGAATTACACTTCAGAATCATATAAAAgtaaaaggaggaaagaaattcTTCATTAAAAGTGTTCCAGTGTTCCAAAGTTCCAGACACATTTATCAAGCAACTTACACCTAAGTAAATTTTCAAGTGATCATATGACTGATCACACATATGATCTGAGCAGGAATAGTCAGTTGGAGATGAGAAGTATTAAACATCCATCTGACCAACATCTTTACATTTCCGATGAGTGATATTTCATGATGTAAACTCACACCTTTTTAAGTGAATATTATTTGTTTGAAATCTTTAATATcttaaataacaaataatctgaaattaatatacatttatggacagaaaacaagaggacTTACGTTCATATGTTTACaagtagaagtaaaaatgagtattttcacttttctcttAGCACTTTTACTTTGAGCAATTAGATAAATACAAACCCTAAATTTCACACTAAAATCTGTTATTTAAAATTGTTTCAATGCAATTTTATGGCTGTTTATGCAAAACTTTAGGTGTTACTTAAGAGTTCCTGGCAGGGACAAGGAGCTGAGGAGTCTTTCTAAAACCACTAAGTCTTTGGCCATGTGTGTCAAAAATACTCCATACTAATACCAAGGCAtgaaaatggcctaaaaatgcCTTTTGTAATATTGTCTGCACACTGATTGTGATTGTAATAGACACAAATTCCTTGACTGGAGACAGTGGGCTATAATCTACATGAAGTTCAGAAACCACACTTCCTTGTAAAATAACTCAcaatctgtctctgtggttaAATCAGCTGAGTGTCACAACTGACTGTCAGTGACACTTAGTTCAGTCTCTGACTCTGTTTTCAGCTACGAGAACCGTGACATTATCAGATTAGATGAGCAGAAACTTTGAATTCACCACAGTAACTTTCTTGTTTGCATAAAGGGACTTGTGGTCTAAAAGTGGAGCTACATGGAGGGGAATAGAAAGAAATTCCTGTGCAGCGGTTGTTCATTTGTCCCTCTTATATGTATCAACTGTAAGGACTGTGGTTGATAATGAGTCTTTCTATTACTGGAAGAAGTCATCAAataatatgatatttttaatTCCTGTGAGGGATCTTTCCCTCACAGGAATTGGTTTAGCCACTGACCAGTGGGTGCTATTTTGCATCCTAGCTGAAATAAATGAGTCTCACTCCCTAGTTTGTGAAGGTGGGTGCAGAGAAGAACTGGTGCATCACGAAAAACACACAATCCAGAAAAAGACATTAGCAATTCAGTCTGCCAGGTCAACCCTGAGAGATTTCCTGTTCTGTAAAGCAATAAATGTGCCTCTCAAACATGGCAGGCTGATAAGTACCAGATTTACCAGTAAAAAGAATAATAGATAAAGAGAGGGGACATCGCTTCCAACACTCATCACTcatatgtgtttttccttctcctACTCCTGGCTCAAAACAGCCCATCAGGGCAAGAGGAAAAGCAACCTGAcctgaagagagaagaaaaacagatttgttttgcaAAGGCAGTGATTTGGCTCCTTTTGGGGATATTTCTGTGTCTGATGAGATAAATCAAAGGACAGCTGAGCCAGTTCAGAAATCTGAAAAAGATATTCTTCAGCTCATCTGGCAACAATGATAAACGTAGAGATGGTTTACTGCAGGGAAAAAGTGCAGACCAAACCAACTTTTCATGTCTACATTTAGACATTTGCAGTCTCTGTTGATGCATACTGTCAGCCACGACACTTTTATAACATCCAGTGGTTTGTATTACTAATATATGTGATTCTCCTCCAGATCTTTTATTCTATTTGTCTTTCAGAAGATTTTCCTACtttagtttgtttgtgcatACTTTTAAGTTCACTTGTTAAGTAATGCCGTGTCCACGTTGTTCATGGTGACGACAACATTTCTTGGCAATCAGCTTATTAAATAGCAGTGGTGCCACAGGCTGTGAGCCCCACTTGGCATCAGATTTGTGCCACCTCCTTTGCCAAAGGCTCTGGGCATGtgagctgttgtttttccacACACAGGGCACTTGTGTGGGGCTAGCCCCACTTAGCTGCTTCACCAAAGAAACACaatcaaaaacacaatttaagaACGATTCTATCAGCCACTGACCTTAAACTGtagattcatgtttttttatgtcagGAATTTATCTAGAATTATATCAATTTCTACGTTTCTCAGTGCCGTTAAAACCACTCTTTTTCAGCTGCCAGTAGGTGGAGCTGTGTCCCACTTGCACAAAACAGCCTATTGCAGATCAATTCTATAATAACgcataaaataaacagatgacAGACCATTTGATACTCAGCTATTgcacttttttcatgatttcttGAATCTCTGTGGAAGAGAATAACTTAAACACATCTTCTTTTGTTCATCTGTGCTCCTTTAGCAAGCACACATGCTTCATCAAAATCCTCACACGTATAAATAAAGCCAGTATGTGCTGGTGAATAGACAGCCAGTTTGATCAGCCGTCAAGCTGAAAATGGAGAAGACGAGTGCAAAGTTTGCAAGACTCATAGTCAAACTGGCAGCCATGTTGAAAAATAGCAGAATTTCCCTTTTAGAGGAGATTTTTCTGGCAACagtccacagacaaaaactgtaaaGAATTGCCTGCGtatgaatatttctgtgtttgcatgtgtttatgaGTGTTACCATGAagctctcctcctgctccagccACCGCTGGTCATCTTCCATCTGTTGTTGCTGCATCATCAGCCTCTCCTCCATCATAGCCTGGCCAACACATCCACTGTCCTGTAGACAACATGGCTGCTTAAATATGCCGTAATGctgtttctctttaaaatgtAGTCATACTACATAAAACATTATAAAGTCAAATATTTGCAATTTTGTCAAAAACTAAGAACTGGATAAAAACCAGTTAAGAACAACAAAATTATTGATCAACTCACTGAGTGATTAAACAGTGTCACAATGAAAGAACTAAAATAGAGAGgctaataaaaataatctcagGGATCAAGTAgccattttaaacattttcctgaCTGCTGCTACTTTATTCCCCTGCACAGAGCCCACTGTGGTCTGCTTGAAATAACAACTTCACGTGGTAGAAGTGCCAGCACCTCACTACTGTAAAGTAACCTGTTCTGTTTAATCGAAATGAAAAGTTAATTACATTACTGAATGAAATTTGAGGAGCTAGCTCGTGTTAGGTTCAGCTGCCAGCTGAATAAGACATGTTCAACATTTTCAGTCAACTTTAATTTGCATTCATGTACTAAACACTAACTTTCCTTTaccatttatttacatttctctgtcttttttgcaGTGATTCATCATGAGGCTTTGATTATTCAGGTTTCAAGCGAAAGGTAGACAGAAAATCCAGGCACATTGTGGTGCATGTTCATGATTCGAGTGAAACGTGTACCTCCATGTTCGAGCTCCACAGCGCAGTGTGTTCAGGTCTGTGCTGATTCCAGGAATCGGTAGGAGGGAAGCTGCTTCCTACTCCACCTACACCACCGTGGGCTGATGGCTGGGTGtggatagacagagagagagaaagaaagagatggacaggacagagagaacaacaacataacattaataatgtaaTGAACAAACAGTGCAATGtgtaaattatattaaatttcCTTTGAGAATACATCAAATTCCCTCACTTTCCCTGCCTTGGTGACTAAAAAAGacaatattgtgtgtgtgtgtgtacatatatatatatatatatatatatatatattcaaactTAAAGCAGATACACAGGACAAGTTTGGAAATCATAGTAGAATTTGATCAAATAACAATACTTATattcatacatacaaatattgctataatattaaataataacaaaatatgttCAATAATAAGCCATGATTTGTTACAGGACGTCAAAGAATCTTGTGAGTATTTCAGCTGAAGTCCAGCGTGTAAAACATGTTACCGTAATATACAGATGTTACTCTATGATGTGATCAAGTTTGACTTAAACAGCAGTTAAAATTATACACTCCTTATAAGGACAGGGGAGAGGGAGCAGCTTATTGCCATAAAAGCTGAAGAACGGCTTTGATTTGtgagtttgtgagtgtgtggtgtgtgtgtgtgtgtgtgtgtgtgtgtgtgtgtgtgtgtgtgtgtgtgtgtgtgtgagtggctTTTAGCACTACAGGAAATGCCTGCTGTCTACTCGGTTTATGAGGAGAGGAATAACTGCACTGGAAGTCTCttctgactctctctctttctgactttgacacatgcagcacacacgCTCCCTGTCTTTCCAACACAGTGACTTTAGTCAGACTCAACGCTAACTTTACTGGGTTGTGATGAGAGACCAAGATGACTGACTAGAATGACAAGGTATTTTTCCAGTTCTGGAGTACTGAAAtttactgatttgtttttaattattattgttattagtattattaaTTGTTAGTTGTGGTTAATGtatctttctttttaatttaatactTTTCCTTCACTTTTTCCAGACATTATCCTCTTCACTGGATTTAGGGAGCTTAATCAGGgttaggttttgtttttttcgtGATTGCCACACCACCCAGCCTCTACCAGGACACATTTTCTCTTGCATAATCATTTATCTTTGCAGACTTTTCTCTAATATTGTAAGATGACCTGAATAGGAAAAAAACTTGTATATATATTAAACCATATATCATCAGGGTTTAATGTTTATGTTAATTTACAGTTACAACAACAAATAAGAAAGtagtaaaacacacagtagaGAAGACACTGAAGCTCCTCTCCTTGAACATGTCCAGCAATGTATATTTGCTTCTGTGATtaatactgtttatttttcctaaATGAGTACCagtagtgtttttgtttctcagtgGATTGCACGATGTTCCTGTAAGCTGCAGAGTCCTGAAATCTGAAATccattttttcatgtgtgtgtgtgtgtgtgtgtgtgtgtgtgtgtgtgtggctttacCGGAAAGTGGTTGTGTTGGGGGCTGGAGAAGAAACCCTCACTGGAGCGAGGACTGGGGTAACCTGGTCTACTGGGCTACAGACAGAAAGAtaagtttgtttctgtttcctataatatattaataaacaacagtaaaatgagaaacagaaacagaaacagaaacagaaattcAAATGGGTCCATGAGAGAGTCACTGAGTCTTACCTTAGGCGGAGCCTCATCAGACCCTCCAGAGTCCCAGGACACGGTGACTTGTCTCCTCATCTCCATTCGAAGTCTCTCCTCTTGTTgaagcttctcctcctccagtatGGTGCTACACAAATTATACACAAACGCTAATGtgttaatatttgattttactCACAATTAAAAGACAGACTTCATCTTAATTAACTGTCTACTTTTTCATCTTAACAGGTGTATCTTCCAACATCTTGTTTTTCCACTTGTTTCAACAGACATGtgcacaaacacgcacacaaacaaaaacacatcatcacctGAGCTGTGTTTTGAGTTCGGTGAATCGCGGCCTCTTGCTGGGGTCATACGACCAACACTTGGTCATCAAACTGTAGAGGGTGGGCGGGCACTGAGGAGGCATAGCCAGTCGCTCACCGTTCTCTATCCTGCCAATCACGTCGTTGTTCTTCACCCCCTGGAAGGGCTTGATGCCGTACATCAAGATctcccacatgcacacacctgcagagaTGCAGACACAAACAGGCAGATTTTGTTTAAGACAGAAAGtgactgacaaaaacacaactgtcagACAAAGACACTCAGAAACAACTCTACATACCCTAGATATAGGCAGCTCTGGATGAAATAGTGTGGTGAAAGACTGTTTCACAGATGATggactgtaaaaacatttttccgGTAACTCACCAAACATCCAGACATCACTGGCAGAGGTGAATCTTCTGAAGTTGATAGATTCAGGTGCCATCCACTTGATAGGAAGTTTACCTTTAGAAGCTGAAACAAAGAGAGATATAGTTCACTACAAGTTGTCTGCGGATTCAAGATTATCTAGACTACAGAGCGTTTTTTatagataaaataaatctgtaactTAATTGAATTAATGGTCAATTTTGCATCCACCAATTAGAAGGTTAGAAATGAGAAGGAACTAAAGTGAACTGTAGTAGCCTGATGTCACCAGTAGATGGTGGTACAAGTACAACCAACTAGAAAAGACTGGCAATGgcacacaaaactgaaacacagactgGTCTCAGGTCAGCACCGCTCACTTCTCTTAACCAACAGCATGAAACAAACCAATGTCTGTCTGTAGTGTTTAGGTGGTAACATATACCAAAGGGGAAGGTTAGGACATTAAAAACCGTCTTGAATCcatttgaaatattaatgaatcGATGTTATATGTCAGAACAAAGCTGtgtattgatgtgtgtgtgggttttagtGTGCAGGTGTTTCATTACCTTTGTAGTAAGAGCTGTCCTCCATGTATCGTGACAGACCAAAGTCTCCGAGCATCACACAGTCGACCGAGGAGACCAGCACATTACGGGCTGCGATGTCCCTACGAGGCAAAAACAGCTGTGTCATAGTTGTTTACTGTCATTTCTTTGATGCTAAGTATCCATTGAAGAAGACGAGAGATGTGCTGTGTTTGAAAAAGATTCCATATTTACATCACTTTATTTTGAGtgaattttaaatataaaatctatGCAGCATGTGTTGCCctcaaacattcacacaacagAACCACAAACGTAGCGTCCCATGATGCAATGTTTTGCCTTTGATGGATGTGAACGTTACACTTATGCAACACTGCACTTGCCAGTGATGATGCAAAATGATGAGTGCCTGAGTGAGTGTCTAGTAAAAATCTTTATATGATCTCtggtaataaaaataatgtgaatcCAATGCAAACACATAATCTGAGCCAAGACTTCTTCTTAAATCAGAGTCTATCTaatcttttgtgtgtgcatgcttgtgtatGTTTACCTGTGTACAAAGCGTTTGCTCTCCAGATAGGCAAGCGCCGTACTAAGCTGGTAGGCAAAAAGAATGAGAGTGGCCAGGTCCAGACTGTACTTCCTCACCTGAAGGAATGAACGCAACTGTGGAcagacaagagagagggaggaagatgaaACACTACTGATAGTGGATATCGATGCATGTCCCCACACACAGCTTCCTTCATGTACCGACAAGAGGTGTAACAAACTTTCTTCTGCACAAAGAGCACACAGAGCCTCAAGCGTACCTCTCCGAGAGTGCAGAGCTCCATGATGATCCACACCGGGTTCTCTGTGATCACTCCGATCAGCTTGACAATGTGAGGGTGGTCAAACTGACGCATTGTCACTGCAGAGAAAGTGCAaccacacactcattcacacgTATAAACCTCAGCATGTGAGAAATGAGTCATAGTTTTCTTGTAGGTCAAGtcaatacacacactctcacacactaaAAATACAGTGTGGTCTTACATGCTTCCTGTAGGAACTTTTCTCTGACACTGTCTGAGGTACAGTTCTTACAGGTCTTAATGGCGACAGGTAGAGCCGGTTTGTCCTGCACAACACACAGCGCACAAGTTAGCGGATTAGTAGTGATACAATGCTGTGAGAGATATGGATACAGATAATCTGATATTTACACTTATTGCTAAAATGCACACTTGAGAATATAtaaaatttttcattttaatggttCGTTTCAGCAGGATAATGAGATGACTGTCAGATAACAAAACTGTCTAGTTATTTATTGGTGTGCATTTGATACGTTTAATTGaatgtttgtatgtgcatgtctaCATACCGGGCTGTTATAAACTCCTTGGTGCACATCTCCAAACTGACCCTCTCCAATGCAGCGACCTAACTCTATCCTGTCCCTCTGGATTTCATAGTCCCGCGCTGAGAGAggtaaggaggaggagaaaagaaaagaaaaaagaagtagaAAGAGTAACATTCACCTGCTGTTTTCCATACACTGGAAACACTGGAAGGACCCATCACTTTTCACATGCTTCTCTCTTAGACCACACGGACGGGGcttaccaggacaagacaatTTGGATGGTATCAGGTAAATGTTACTTAAGAGAGAAAATAGTTAAAAGTTTTAAGATACTTgaaaattatttcaaattttcTAGCAGTCAAATTAATATTGTCCTTTTTGGTAAACCCCATCCACTGGTAATAGGGCTGTACTAAAATAAACCATTAATATGTAATTTATGCAAATACACTGTAACCACAGGTATGTAAATCCAGAGTAAATTCTCTTCCCCAAACACCTCAAACTACACAAACCTTGACTTAACATGCACACTGCCAAACAAACATACCAACATACAGTAAACCCATTTAACAGGAAAATGTAAAGACCATAaatgctgtgtttacatgcacaccaGAGTcccattttcatttctgtttcacCCTGTACTGACATAGACAAGAGgactgcacataaacacatacttCTGAATAAGATtattaattgagaaaaaaacCTGGAGCACTCTCTACATGTAAACATCAAGAAGGCCTGTGCCTGGatctgtgacagacagacataaactGATACCCTGGATCTGAAGTCTGTCGATTTTGAATAAACTATTTATACTTGGTGAATATGTCCAAAAGAATTCAAattaatggttttgtttttgcaacTGACATCCACAAGCTtccacattttcactttgacatttatGTGTTATCAATATTTCTGCCTTGCAGAGAAGGTTATGAAACATTTCTTCAGCGGTGCATTAATGTCAGCTGCCAACCAACTATAGCAAAAATGGGCAAAAAACTGAGTTTTATGCAGGAGATCGATCATCATGAAGTTAGCTACTTGACTGAACTAAAagataaacacagtaaaatcacAAACGCCAAGAGTATAACCAAAGCACATTCCTTTACATGGAGATTTACTGCAATCAATCCACACTGCTATTTACTTGCAGGAAATTAATAACTGCTTCAAACGAAAAGAACCCACAGAGAactcaggaaaaagaaaaaaaaaaaaacaaaaacaaaacataaccatAATACTAAATCACAgtaaaggcataaaaatgtcacaaccAACATGATGGTGACATGAGAACCAAGCCAACAAACAATGCAAATTATTGTGAGATGGTTTAACTTGTTTCCCAATTCTGATTTAAggattaataaaataattgcATTGTTCATGGATTGGccctctctttcatttccaACACCAGACCCAAATGAACTGCAGTCTACAAAAACACCAACGACCACAAGTCAACAACAAACTGGATATTAGAGTAGACCTTGagtctttgtatttttctttgccAGGTACTAATGGTGAAATAAAACATCCTACACTGGTTCCCAACTACTAAAAAAGCCAGTAACTCATGTAAATCAATGGGTATTGTTttaatggaataaaaataaataaataaagttttaatggGGCAGGAAAATGACGCAAATCTGTTCCTATAATTTATACAAGTGCCcggcaaagaaaaacataaatgaaaagaaacttgAAAAATCAAGGCATTTTGGTAGGACAGAATGAGACAGAGGCAGGCAATTTTACCTTCAACTACTCCATAGCTCACTGTGTTGGCGatgggagaaagaggaagaaagagagatgaagagagggggagagccAGACAGCTGCTTTAAGATTGAAAATAgctcagaaaacacaaatgcGCACATATAGAGACAAAGGCAACTGACCCATTTAATTCTTTATCAAATGTTTAGTCAATAaataagtgaatgaatgaaaaaactgaactgaTACTGACAGAGAATGATTAAGAGATAGACCTGTTTTAAAGCTGTTACTGTTATACTGCTTCATTTTATACATAGAGCAGAGAGTgtgacatgaacacacagacaagctCAGTCACGGAGAAGGAAAATATGTCGGAAGTCTGCTTAGAGAACAAAAAAAGCCAAGcgaaagagacaaagaaataaagctGGACAAATATAGCAAGACGGggaaagatagaaaaagactgtgggaggaaagaGGAACACAGTCCATTTTCAAAGTTGGCCCCACAGTCAAATACATGAGTAAACTGCACAGGCCAAAACATCTACTTACAAAATATTGGAACACAGGGCTGAGACCACCATTATTAACAAGGCTGTAGCCAAACTTACCAGCACATTCAGGGGCTTTTACTAACATGTGAATGTATTTGACAGATGTAATGTCCCTCTATGAACCACATGTATAGACTATCTCTACTACTAGCTCTGTGACCTCCAGCCAGGGTCTCTACTGTTTATATAAGGCAGAGAAACTGGCCTGAATTTGATTAGCTGCTACctaatgcagtctaatgcaacttctccagctccttatgtgagtgtgtttcttgGAAAACACTCACACCACACTCATTTCATTAGCTAGCAGAACgaaattaatgtttgtttgagaGCATGAGCATTTGACAGAAGAATAACAGTGTAACAGTTACTTCATAGTCCTCTTGTGCCAGTGCAACAGAAGCCGACTCCTTTAGTACAAATATTTTAGTTGGTAGATGAGGCTGAAAGACGAGAGGGAATGGGTTACTTACTGGAGGGCATGGTGTATGTGTCCTCTTCATCAACTATCTCTGCATAGTCATCGGTCTCTGtaacattatacacacacacaagcgatcagaaaaaacacacacaggcatttgtctaaaataacataaatacacaaacaaaacaattgtGCACGTTGCTCAATTTACCATCTACTATGGTACGAAGGGTCCCTGATACAGTCAAACACATGCGCacgaaaaaacaaaactgcgcaaaaaactttaaaataaagcagCTAACTCTTAAAACGAACTCTGTTTCGACAACTCCTGCCCAAAGCAACACCCACGtagctcctctccctctctctttctctctctctcacacacacacacacttggcgGAGAATGTCAGCTGAGCATGTGTTGTGcatatctgtctgtgtgagagcaGCTGGGGTGCAGGGAGTAGCTGTGGTGGTgatggaaacaaagacagaaaggagagagtTTAAGAGAGTCAAGTAGAAAAcgaaacagaaaacaggacagaagagtaaaacagaaagagatagagagacacagagaggagaaagagatagTGTGTCTAGCGTCTAGCCATGTAAGCAGATGGTAGCATTTAGGATCAAATCTGTGTaaaatcagacagagagacaaggggaagaagagagaagagccagcaggaaaaaaaagaggcaaagaTGGACCATGTCTATCCTGACCAGATGGTggtgtttaaaataaaatcagtgtgcAGACTCAGCTGTTGGAAACGAGAGTCAAACATCTGCCATCCTAAACACTCCCCTCACAGCTCTGCTTGGGATTTATCAGGCTCTGTGGGAACGTGTCCCCAAATTTATCAGAAATCCTTTTCTTAAGCCTGTGGCTGATTTTCTCAAGAGATTTTCCTACAACTTGCCATGTAGGATAAGCTGTGGAAAGCACTACTGGCCAGCTGTATAGCAGTTAATGTAAAGGAGgctgattaaaaaataaaacactggatATCTACCAATGCAAATGAGACTGTAAATAGCTCACTATTATTATATTAGTGCCTAAATcaatagttcagcatttttataAGTGTGCTTTTTTCACTCACTTGCTGAGACTTAGATGAGGACTTTGATTCAATTAAACCAGGaagcagttagcttagcttagcttagcacaaacactggacaCGAAGGAAAACAaatagcctggctctgtctacaGGTTAAAATAGCTAAAGCgaaacatgttatatcttgatCAGTCTTTAAATAGAGCCAGGTTAGCCGTTTCCCTCTGCTCccagtatttatgctaagctaagctaactggctactggctgtagtttcatatttacagacgtgacagacatgaaagtggtgtCGATGTTCCAATCTACTCAtctatttcccaaaatatccaACTACTCCTTTAAGGGCAAGATGAATGAAACACTGTTAGCTTAAGTTCTAGCTATTATTACTGCTACATACTTTACATGTACAGTAGCCAATAACAGAAGTGGTTGGAAAAAGTGTAAACTTTTAATCAAACAGGCATGACTTTTACTAAACCACTGCTGTTTTTGATTTATAGTT from Lates calcarifer isolate ASB-BC8 linkage group LG3, TLL_Latcal_v3, whole genome shotgun sequence harbors:
- the ptk2aa gene encoding protein tyrosine kinase 2aa isoform X40, with translation MCLTVSGTLRTIVDETDDYAEIVDEEDTYTMPSTRDYEIQRDRIELGRCIGEGQFGDVHQGVYNSPDKPALPVAIKTCKNCTSDSVREKFLQEALTMRQFDHPHIVKLIGVITENPVWIIMELCTLGELRSFLQVRKYSLDLATLILFAYQLSTALAYLESKRFVHRDIAARNVLVSSVDCVMLGDFGLSRYMEDSSYYKASKGKLPIKWMAPESINFRRFTSASDVWMFGVCMWEILMYGIKPFQGVKNNDVIGRIENGERLAMPPQCPPTLYSLMTKCWSYDPSKRPRFTELKTQLSTILEEEKLQQEERLRMEMRRQVTVSWDSGGSDEAPPKPSRPGYPSPRSSEGFFSSPQHNHFPPSAHGGVGGVGSSFPPTDSWNQHRPEHTALWSSNMEDSGCVGQAMMEERLMMQQQQMEDDQRWLEQEESFMKAESRNSRGSIDREDGTLQAPGGSQHIYQPVGKPEHVAPPKKPPRPGAPGHPGNLASLCPVDSYNEGVKLQPQEISPPPTANLDRSNDKVYENVTGLVKAVIEMSNRIQPAAPEEYVPMVKEVGLALRTLLATVDETIPVLPASTHREIEMAQKLLNSDLAELIAKMKLAQQYVMTSLQKDYKKQMLMAAHALAVDAKNLLDVIDQSRLKMITQTRPH
- the ptk2aa gene encoding protein tyrosine kinase 2aa isoform X35 is translated as MCLTVSGTLRTIVDETDDYAEIVDEEDTYTMPSMSYGVVEARDYEIQRDRIELGRCIGEGQFGDVHQGVYNSPDKPALPVAIKTCKNCTSDSVREKFLQEALTMRQFDHPHIVKLIGVITENPVWIIMELCTLGELRSFLQVRKYSLDLATLILFAYQLSTALAYLESKRFVHRDIAARNVLVSSVDCVMLGDFGLSRYMEDSSYYKASKGKLPIKWMAPESINFRRFTSASDVWMFGVCMWEILMYGIKPFQGVKNNDVIGRIENGERLAMPPQCPPTLYSLMTKCWSYDPSKRPRFTELKTQLSTILEEEKLQQEERLRMEMRRQVTVSWDSGGSDEAPPKPSRPGYPSPRSSEGFFSSPQHNHFPPSAHGGVGGVGSSFPPTDSWNQHRPEHTALWSSNMEDSGCVGQAMMEERLMMQQQQMEDDQRWLEQEESFMKAESRNSRGSIDREDGTLQAPGGSQHIYQPVGKPEHVAPPKKPPRPGAPGHPGNLASLCPVDSYNEGVKLQPQEISPPPTANLDRSNDKVYENVTGLVKAVIEMSNRIQPAAPEEYVPMVKEVGLALRTLLATVDETIPVLPASTHREIEMAQKLLNSDLAELIAKMKLAQQYVMTSLQKDYKKQMLMAAHALAVDAKNLLDVIDQSRLKMITQTRPH
- the ptk2aa gene encoding protein tyrosine kinase 2aa isoform X42, with amino-acid sequence MPSMSYGVVEARDYEIQRDRIELGRCIGEGQFGDVHQGVYNSPDKPALPVAIKTCKNCTSDSVREKFLQEALTMRQFDHPHIVKLIGVITENPVWIIMELCTLGELRSFLQVRKYSLDLATLILFAYQLSTALAYLESKRFVHRDIAARNVLVSSVDCVMLGDFGLSRYMEDSSYYKASKGKLPIKWMAPESINFRRFTSASDVWMFGVCMWEILMYGIKPFQGVKNNDVIGRIENGERLAMPPQCPPTLYSLMTKCWSYDPSKRPRFTELKTQLSTILEEEKLQQEERLRMEMRRQVTVSWDSGGSDEAPPKPSRPGYPSPRSSEGFFSSPQHNHFPPSAHGGVGGVGSSFPPTDSWNQHRPEHTALWSSNMEDSGCVGQAMMEERLMMQQQQMEDDQRWLEQEESFMKAESRNSRGSIDREDGTLQAPGGSQHIYQPVGKPEHVAPPKKPPRPGAPGHPGNLASLCPVDSYNEGVKLQPQEISPPPTANLDRSNDKVYENVTGLVKAVIEMSNRIQPAAPEEYVPMVKEVGLALRTLLATVDETIPVLPASTHREIEMAQKLLNSDLAELIAKMKLAQQYVMTSLQKDYKKQMLMAAHALAVDAKNLLDVIDQSRLKMITQTRPH